The following DNA comes from Laspinema palackyanum D2c.
TGACGGCGAAAGGGATTGTCTCGCGCTGCATTCAGCATGAGATGGATCACCTCAATGGTGTACTCTTTGTCGATCGCGTGGAAAATCAGTTGGCGCTCACTGAAGAACTGACCAAACAAGGATTCTCGACGAAAGACGTTAAATCCATGCTGTAGGGAAGAGCCAACGGTTAACTATTAAGGGTTAACCGTTTTTTCACCGCTTCAATTGTCACCTAGTAATACTGTAGTCATCCTTTATTGGTCAGGGTTTCTCATGTTCATGTCTCCCAAAACTTCCCTCTTTCTTGGCGCTTCCTGTGTTGCAGCGATCGCCTCGGTGGGTTCAATTTTTGAACTCTCCTCCGGACAACCTGAACTCGGTGCAGTCGCCACTACTATCATTTTGGCCGTTAGCGTTCCTAGTGTGGTTTTATTCTTCTTAGCTGCAGTGCGTGACGCGAGGTCTTCTAGCTGATTTGCCCCTCTCTCGTCGGGTTTAGGGAGTCTACTTTTTAAGGTAGGGTAGGTCCTCTCTACCCTACTCCTTTAAAACTCCTAAATCTGTCACCAGGGGTAGATGATCTGAGCCAATATTAGGTCCTTTTCGAGTGTTTAAAACTTGAATCTCTCGATTTACGAAACAATGATCGATGGGGATAGAAAGCAGGGGGTTAAGGCTAGGCCAAGTGGGCATAATTCCAAACCCTGAACGGGCATTTTTAAGGTTGGAATTTTTGACAAATTTTTTATAAATAGGAGACCATAGGCTAATATTAAAATCTCCTACAACTAGGGTTGGATTGTTTAAAGGGGCTACATAGTCAGCAATCGCTTCTAACTGCTGATTTCGCTTTTTAAATAGGTTTTTTGAGAGGGGAATATTAGTATGCGCAACCACAATAGATAAGACTTTTTCCGGAAACGATATTTGGGCGATAACTCCTCGTTTTTGGGAGTCTAAACTGTTCTCATAAACTCGTGTTAAGGGGAGGGAACTATATAAAGCTATATCTCCTTTTAATACGGCATAAGGCAGAATATCCCGTAAGGTTTCTAACTGTTCCTTCCATTCTGTTTTAACCTCCATAAATGCAGCAATATCGGGAGTTTCTTGGCGGACAAAACTTAGGAGTTTTTCGTACTGTTTATTTTGAAATAAAAGGTTAGACTGTAAAACTTTGAGGGGAATTGAAGATTGAACCGGGGTGGCGATCGCGGGATTGGGCCAGTACCAAGGCGCAATTTCTGCTAAATTTAGCACAATACAAATTAAACTAACAATAATCCAAGATTTACGCCGTTTAAAAGCAAAATAAAAAAATCCAATTATTCCCCCTATCAAATATTGTAACTTAAAATGAGAAGTCAAATCTAGGAGATAGAAAAACTGGCCCAAATATCCCAATATAGAAAGCAAAATTAATCCACAAACCCCTACTTTAACCCCATGTCTTCCTAAAAATTGAAGTTCTGTCAACTTTTGAGTTTCATTGTGTAAAACAACCCACTTGAGTTGAATTTTTAAAGGGTATGAAAGAGGTAATCGGTCAATTTCTGTTAAAAGTTTATCGGCGGTTTCTAATTGTCTGCGTTTCTGATAAATTTTTATCGCAACTGTATCAAGGCAGTAATTAATTACCCAATTAACCACTAAACCCACTCCCACTAACACAAACAAACCTCCCACTAATTTAAACGGCCCTCCTAAGTTCTGTAATCCCGACAAAATTGCTGAATTTCCCGTTTTTCCAGTAGCCTGAATACTGAGAAAAAGAAGTAACGCAGGAATAGTAACAGTCATGCCGGTAATTATAAATCTATCCATATTTTTTAGGGCTTAAACCTCGGAGTAAGTTGCTAAATACTTTACAAGAAGAATTAATGAGAACTGCCTTTAATTTGGGGTAATCTATGAAAAAATTCACAAAAAAATCTGAAAATTAGCTATACATTCCTCTAGTAAAAAAATTCATTTGATAATTTAATAATAGCCCAAAGTAATGGCGACTGCCATTACTTTGTTATCCCCAAAATCTAATCGTTTTGGTTACTTTTCTACTTTACAATCCCAAATCGACTCCAATTCTGTGGGCGCAGGCAAACCCAGAAAAAGCCACCGCATTTAATCCTTGTCCGGGAAAGGTACTATCTCCCACACAGTACAATCCCGGAATTGAGGTGCGGTTAAATGGCATTCTCAACAATCCCAATAACTTCCGTCGGGGAATCGGTCCATAAGTCCCATCCACCCGATTTAAAAACCTGCGGTGCGATCGCGGGGTTCCCACCTCCATATAATCCAATCCCGCATCTAAACCGGGAAAAATCTCTTCTAAACGCTCAATAATTCGTCCTGCCGCTTCTTCCTTCTTCTCTTCATACTCTTCCGAAGACATTCCCTCCCAATCCTTAATCCAACTGGGGGTAAACGTATGAATAATATGATATCCCTCCGGAGCTAAACTCGGATCCAAGAGGGTGGGAATCGACACAAAAATCGTCCCCTCGGGTTCTTCCATCTTCTTCCACTGGTCTAAGAGAATATGATGACAAGCGGTATCCGGTGGCAATACCCCCGCTTCTACCCCTAAATGCAAACTAATAAAACTGGGGGATTTGCGATAGCGACTGCGCCAACTTTCTTCTTGCCGAGGTAGTTCGCGATCGCCCAATAACTTGTCAAACGTATCCCATCGCGTCGCATTCGACACAATCCGTTGGGCCCGATATTCCGCTCCCGTGGTCAATTTTACCCCCACGGCCCGTCCGTTTTCGGTGATAATTTTATCAACCCGGGATTGATAGCGAATGGTACTTCCGGCATTGACTAATCCTTCGGCTAATTTCTTAGCAATTTGTCCAACGCCGCCTTTAGGATAATTAATCCCTCCATAGTGGCGATCGGAAAACACCATCCCGGCATTAATCATCGGGGTCATTTCTGCTGGAACCACGGACCAGCAATAGCATTCGATATCGATAAATTTCAGCAGGGCCGGATCTTTGATATACTTGCGGGCAATATCTCCGGCATTCAAGGGCAGATATTTGACTAACCCCAAACAGGCGAGGGGATGCTGGAAAAATACCTGCATCAAATAGCGCGGTTCTTCCAAGGACAGTAACGGCATGGCATTGAGACAGTTGAATACTTTCCAGCATTCATCGTAAAATTGGCGAATCCCCTCCCGTTCATGAGGGAACCGACTGCCTAGTTCTTGCAAAAATTTCTCATAATTCCGATGAACTTCTAGGTCCAATCCGTCCGGGAGGTGATAGTGGATCTGAACCGGATCCGGGACGGTTTCGAGGTGGACCTTGACTGCATCCAGAGCGCGAGTTAGCAGGTTCGTGGTGCCTTGGTCCCCAAATCCGAAGATCATTGAGGCTCCTTGGTCAAAACAATAGCCGTTGCGCTCAAAGGAACCCGAACTGCCTCCGGGAATGGTGTAGCTTTCCAGGACGAGGACCTTGGCTCCTTTGGCGGCGAGTTGGGTGGCGGTAACGAGTCCGCCAATGCCGGAACCGATAACGATAACATCAAAATTCTCAGTTTGGGGTGAGGTTGGGGTGGAAGCAACTGCCATGAGTCGAAGTCTTGCGATCGCCTAAAGGGTTATGAATTGGAGAGCTGACCACATTGCACTGCACCCACATTTGGACCCCAATTCGATGTTCGGGACAACCGGATGCAGGTTTTACAGACAATGCCACAAGCTATGGGGTTATTGTAAGGGAAATTTTAGGTCAGGGGCGCAGGGATTTGAGTTATTCTTGACCCCAAGCTTTGCGCCCACCCCCCCAAAAGAAATACGGGACTAGCCGCTATTGCTGACCAATCCCGCCTGCCGATCCTTTTTGAGAGGAGAACACTTTAGTAATCTCAATATAGACTTATTGAAAATCTTTGTCAATACTTATTGAGAAGTTTTTTCAGAAAAATTTTGAGCTCATCTGCGAGTTAACAACAGGTAACGGAATCTGGGGCAGAAAACGATCGCCCCCAGATGAACGAAGCAGACCCGGAAGGCAGTACAATCGGTCTGGTCTCCAACCTAGAATTTAAGACAAGCGATCGCCCAAAAAGTCCATGACCATACAAATGCGAGTTTATGTGCCGCCGCATCCGTTGATCAAGCATTGGCTTGGGGTGGCGCGGGATGCCGGAACCCCACCAGCCCTGTTTCGGAGTGCCATCACCGAATTAGGACGCTGGCTGACTTATGAAGCCTGTCGGGACTGGTTGCCGGTGGTAGAAACCACCATCGAAACCCCCCTGGCTCCTTGTCCCGCCACCTTTGTCAATCCGGAAGTGCCGGTGGTGGTGGTGCCGATCCTGCGGGCAGGATTAGCCCTGATGGAAGGGGTGCAACCCGTGCTCCCCTTGGCAGCGGTGTATCATTTGGGCATGGTCCGGGATGAAGAAACCCTGGAAGCGCGATGTTATTTAAACAAACTGCCGGATCAAATTGACCCCCAAACCCGAGTGCTGATTTGTGAACCGATGTTAGCGACTGGGGGGACAATTATGGCAACAATGGCGATGCTCACAGAACGCGGTGTGGATCCGGGGCTGATTCGGATTTTGTCTGTGGTGGTGGCATCCCCAGCCTTGCAAAAATTGAGTCAAGTCTATCCGAGTTTGAATATCTATACCGCTTGCATTGATGAAAGTCTCAATGAGAACGGTTATATTGTGCCTGGATTGGGAGATGCAGGCGATCGCGCCTTTGCAACTTGAGTCAAGGCGACACACTAGCACCGCCTTTACAAAGCCTTGACAAGCTGCCGGTGTGTCGCGCTAAAGATGAAGAGAGTACCCAGCCCAATATGTTATGATATCCAGCATTAGAGGGGTTCCGGGACCCTATATTCCCAGGGTAGAAATTAAAAAGCCACAACTGAAAGCAGCAGAAACTCAACACAGGGGAAGGCAATGAGTAATCGAGATAATTTTGCAGGCGGATTTTTACTGGGAACGATTTTAGGTGGCATCGTGGGTGGAGCGATCGGGGCGATCGTCGGTGCAAAACTAGCCGAAGATAATAATAAGCCAGCGGAAAACGGGAACCGTCCTGAACCTAGACCCCGAAAGCTGAAAAAACGGCAGTTTGCCGAACAAGCAGGCATGGAAACGGCACGGCGTTCTTTGGAAAACAAAATCGCTCAACTCAATGATGCGATCGATGACGTGCGGCAACAACTGAGCCATGTCAACGGGACTACAGTTGAGGAAACCGAGAGCGTTTCAGCCCTGATGGAAGAATCCTAACCCTATCCCGATGTTGCCACAACTAGGATGGCAAGTGCAGGATCGATGAGGAACCGGGTTTTGGACAAAATCTCTGGTGATTCCCGATAAATCTGGGTAAAAAGCCGGTTTCGGGTCCCCTACGGCTAAATTCTGGGAGCGATCGCCCGGTTCGTTTGTGATTCGGAAACCCGACTGCATAAAAATTCGGCGATCGACTACACTAAAAACAAGGCTCAATTGAGCTTAGAATTCAGATAGTCCAAGCCAATCAACCATAATGAATCCTGCACTAGACTTAATTTTCAGCACCCTAGCTGCATTTTTTCAAATTTATTTCGTTCTGTTGATCATTCGGATTCTCTTAAGCTGGTTTCCCAATGTCAACTGGTACGATCCTCCGTTTTCCATTGTCAGTCAGCTCACGGATCCTTACCTGAATATTTTCCGTTCTTTTATTCCGCCTTTAGGGGGATTAGACTTATCCCCCATCTTGGCAATTTTTCTGTTGCAATTCATCGGGCAGTTCTTCAACAGCTTATCGGGCCCGGCATTAGGGTTTTAATGCCCGGTATGCCGGAAATCTCAATTCCGGGTTACTCCCAAGAACAAAAGCGGCGAAATTAGACTCGCCGCTTTTTGTTGAAGGATCGAGGGGAGTCGGAAGAGATTCAGCCTAATCGAGACTATCCAGACTATTCTCATAGAGTAACGGTTTGACCTGCCCGCTAAATCCCCTCGCCTTGAATTTGTCTAATTTGAACGGCGTGGGGAGATTCGCGGGAACGGAGATTCTGAACTCAAAATCGCTATTTCCGGGAGGGACAGACTGAATATTGCCCAAGCGGGTGCGATTGGGCATGATATTGTTGCCATTAGCATCATAAATCACGCCAAATACATCAGCATCGTAAACGGGTTTACCCGAGGTATTTTTAGCGGTTCCGCTAATGATAAAACAGTTGGCAGCGCTCATATCGCCACTGGCTACAATGCCCTCGGAGAGTTCTTCACCACAGTCTTTGTAGGCGATATTGGAAACTTGGATATCGGTCAAGGCTAAAGCAGGAGGAGTAAACCAAAATAAGCCGATCGCAATGGCGATGGGAAGAATTATCTTCCTCAACTGGAAGAAACGCCCGGTTTTAGTCAGGGAAAGTTGCACAGATTTCATCATCAGAACACCTCGGAATAGGGGATGGTTGGAAGTGAACAAAATTCAAGAAAGATAGGCGGGATTGTCAAAAACCAAGCTAAAACCTAGCTTACCGCGAGGGTGAGGGAAAAAGCTCTCCGGTGACGGCCTTAAACCGGGGTTTGAGGGGATTAATCCAGAGGGATTATCCGCGTAAATGCTGACGCAGTGCTTGGCCCATGATATCAACGGGGACCGGGCGATCGAGCCAAATTTGCAAGGCGGCAGCCCCTTGTTGGACTAACATTTCTGACCCATCGATCGCCAACAAGCCCAGTGCCTGGGCCTGTCGCAAAAATTCCGTCGGACTGGGGGTGTAGATCAAATCATAGGCGATCGCCCCTTGGGGAAGGGTGGCCAAAAGCTCGGGGGCCACCGGCGAGTGACCCACATCGGGCGACATTCCCACCGGGGTGGAGTTGACCAGTAATCCCGCTTGGGGTATTAGTTGTGGGAGTTCTGACCAGTCATGGACCGAGAGATTCACCGGCCAAGGAGAATCCTGCCAACTGGTTTGAAATGCCTGTAATTTGTCCAAATTGCGGCCCACCACACAGATTTTTGCACAGCCTAACTGGGCTAAACCGGCCACCACAGCCCGCGCTGCACCCCCGCACCCTAAAATAACGGCGAGGGTTTGATGCCAGGGGCGATCGCAACCTTTTAGGGGGGCGAGAAATCCTTCCACATCGGTATTGGTGCCTGCCCAGCCCGTGGGAGTCCGCCAGACGGTATTCACTGCGCCGACTGCCTGAGCAACGGGAGAAATCTCCGATAATAGAGGCATAATGGCTTGTTTGTGAGGGATGGTAATGCTAAATCCGCGCACCCCGATGGCAGCGAAACCGGCAATGGCGGTGGGTAAATCCGAGGGGGCGATAGGCCAAGGCAGATAGACAAAATCTAGGCCCATTTCAGCGATCGCGGCATTGTGCATCACCGGGGAAAGGGAATGCTTCACTGGATAGCCAATGACACCGAGTAATTGAGTTGTTCCTGTAATAGTTGGCATGGGCTAAAAAAGCGGATGCTGACATCTGTTCGTGAATACGGTTAGAGTAGGGTTGTAACTACTGTCCCGCCCCTTGATTTTATGTCACAATTTTGAATAAGAACCGTACAGAAAGGGCGATCGGGTCAGAGTTCTCAAGGGCTGGCTATTTGTAAAACACGCAACATCAGGGGATTTTACCGAAACATTAGGGTTGTTGAGGTTAATCGGTGATTTGTACATAGACAACCCTCTGCTGTCATACCCGCTTCCAGCCCCAGGCATTGATGGTTGAGGTTGGCGGCGCTATTTTGCATTAGTGGACTAGAATTTTATCATGAAAAGACTCACCTATATTAGTAAATTTTCCCGCACCCTCTGCGCTGAGGAAATTGAGGCGATCGGTCGCGTATCCGGTCAAAAAAATCAACAAGCCAATGTGACCGGAGTATTGCTCTGTCTGGACGGGATATTTTTTCAAATCCTAGAAGGCGAAGCGGAGAAAATTGACCGAATTTATGAACGAATTCTGGCGGATGATCGTCATACGGATATTCTTTGCTTAAAATCTGAAGGGGAAGTGGGAGAAAGAATGTTTCCGGATTGGTCCATGCAAACGATTAATTTGGATGAAAATACCGATTTGTTAATTGGACCCATTAAGGTATTATTGCAGACTCTCACTGAATCCCATCGGGTGTTAGAGAAATATACCCAACCCAGTATTTTTAAAATTATTAGTCAAGGCACTAATCCCCTCACAATTCGGCCCAAAGCGGTAGAAAAAATTGTATTTTTCAGCGATATTGTTTCTTTTTCTACCTTTGCGGAGAAACTACCCGTAGAAGAAGTGGTTTCCGTCGTGAATAGTTATTTTTCAATTTGTACGGCAGTGATTACTCAGCACCGAGGAGAGGTCACTAAATTTATTGGGGATTGCGTGATGGCTTATTTTGATGGGGATTGCGCTGATGACGCCATCCAAGCGAGTTTAGATATCTTGACTGAACTAGAAATTTTACGAAATACTTCCCCTGAAGGGAGTCCGTTGCGGGTGCTCTACAGTGGGATTGGTTTAGCCAAGGGGAAAGTGATTGAGGGAAATATTGGTTCGGAAGTGAAAAAGGATTATACTATATTAGGGGATGCAGTGAATGTAGCGGCTCGCTTGGAAGCCTTAACCCGCAAGTTATCCCAAGCCTTAGTTTTTTCCGGTGAAGTCAAAAAGAGTACGGCGAAATCGTGGGATTTTATCTGGCTAGCAGATTCCGCATTGAAAGGGAAATCGGAATCGATTGAGATTTATTCAATTGATAATGAAATGACGCGCAAATCCAGCGGTGGATTGGAAATTGCTCGGAATATTGGGCATTATTTGGAACGAGTGGGCGATCGCCAACCCAGTCAGATTTTTGGGGTGACCAGTTTGCCCCTCTAAAGAAATCCGTGGATGGGGTGCATCTTGACCCAACCTCCCCCGAACATCGGTTCTTCGGGGAATATCGGCCCCTGGCAACCGGGAGATGCCGGAGGAGTTGCCTTCCTCAGTTGGATTCCCAGGATGAGGGAACTCTTGTATCCGGGGACGGGAATCTCTCCGTGGCGATCGCCGCGAATAAACATTCAGATCTATAAAATTTTGATAAACCCCCTCCGGATTTTTCTAAAAACTTTATAATATCTTTAAGTGCTGAAGGGAACCCGCTTTTCAAGGGTCCTCACATCCATCAGTGACCTAAATTTTTGATCAGACTCAGCGAACTCTCTATCTCCTCAACATCCCCTAAATTTTTACTCCATCTACCGCTTGACATGGGTCAAAATTTATGTGTCACTTGACCCGGAATTTCATATAAACGGGGTCTTCTGCCCGAATTTTTCAGATTCTTCCTGTTCCGGGAAATAACGCTTTAAAGCGAGTATATCAACAAAAACAGTGAATCGTTCGCTCAAAATACAGGTTTTCCCACCTCTTCTTTTCTGGAGGCTACCTAAGTTTGCAAGGCACATTAAGACTCTTGAGCAAAGTCAGCACAAAGATAGAGTGACTGAATTAGAACATAGCGCAAACTAATAAGCAAAGGATACCCCAAGGAAACCTCAGCCCTATGCAGGAGGGTGGGGTTACAGGTACAGATTTTCTGAAATATATCCTGTTTCCTCGGGCTTCCGAGTCGGCAAAAAAATAGAACAAGAAATCAGGTTGCTCACTCTATTTTGTTGCAAAATCGGGGGGATTTTTGGAAAACCGCTAGTTTCTAACGGAGACTGTCCTGCTATCCTTCCTGGGGTGAAACATCCCCCTAAGTTTCACCTGGGTGATTCGACCCGACACTCTTTCAATCTCACCGTTGTAGTTGAGAAGTTTAGCAAAAAGCCTCTCTCTCTTCTATTCACTTATTTCGACGATTTTACCCGAGGTATTACAACATGAAAAAAATGAGTTTAACCCTGACTTGTGCCGGTTTTGCGACCCTGGTGCTTTTGGGTGCAACCCCCTCCAGGGTACAAGCCTTTTCTTTAACCCAATCTAATCCCCTCAAAATTATGCCATTAGGGGATTCAAATACCCGAGGCAAAGGGGAGGACCTTGCGGGGTATCGAGATGACCTCTGGATGCTGCTGAATGACAGTGGATTCAATGTTGATTTTGTCGGAAGTGCTACCACAAATGCCCCCACGAGTTGGAATCAACCCTATCCCTTCGATCTCAATCATCAGGGTCATGGTGGATACGCCGTTAGCGGGGACACCTACCCCGAGGGCGGTGATTTGATGTCTAATATCGATAACTGGCTCAATGCCGCCACTCCCGATGTTATCCTGTTGATGGCAGGAACTAACGACTTTATCTTTCAAAATACAACAACTGCCCAGGAAACGATTGATGAACTTGGCACATTAATTGATAAAATCTTCGCCTGGTCTTCCGATGTTCATTTATTGATTAGCACGATCGCCCCGTTAGCCCCCAATGAAGGATTAGCACAAGAGGCCGCTTTATACAATAATATGATTCCGGGTCTGTTAGGCAGCGATCGCTATCAACAAAAGAACCTCTCCTTTGTAGATACCCGCAATTTGTTCACCCTCAATGATCTCTATGATGGGGTTCACTTTACACCCCAGGGTTACTCCACTTTAGCCAATGCCTGGTTTGATGGGATTGTTTCCGCCTCTAATCTCAATCAACCTCCTAGCGGTCCGATCGTCGTTGAAACTCCCGGATCAGACGACTCAGTTTCTATCCCTGAACCGACTTCTGTATTGGGAGTCTTAGCAGTCGGTTTAGTCGGTGCAGGATCGTTACGCAAACGCCGTCATGTTTCTCCCCTTTCTAGTCGTTAATCTTTTTTCGAGGCGGGAGATTGAGGGTGATTACAGCCTTACCAGAGTAGTTTTGTTACCTTCAGAGGGATTTCCCTCAGATTATAAGCTCACTTCCGGTCCCCTCCCTAAGACACAGGGAAGGGGACCGGAAGTAAGGCAGATCACCATAAGCGTAAAAACCTTACTCTTGTAAGGTGATTACAGTTCCCCTTGGGTCAGGAGGGGGTTAGGGAGTATCTGCCGGGAATTTGAGTGACCCAACAGTCTAAATTAAACGGGACAACCTTGAATCTCTGGATCTTCGTCAAAACTCATCAAAGAAAGAGACTCTGGGTTTTCTTGGAGCATTTTTCCGAGTAAATATCCGGAAATTGTCCAAGTTTGATACCGCCTTGCCTCTTTGCCAATTAAGCGACCATTTTTGCCATCATAATATTCCGGCCATTCATCTGCAATGAGGCGATCGCCAGCCAAATCTAGGGCTTTCTGCCCTAATTCCGGGCGTCCCATTTTCTGAAATGCGGCCACCAGAGGCCAAATTAAAACCGGCCAACTTCCCCCATTATGATAAGACCAAGGATAATTTTTGGGGTCAGATCCAGTCACAATCTCCCATTCCAGATTTTCAACCGCTGGAAAAACAATCTGGATCGGCATTCGTCCTACCAAATCTGACCAGCGTTCTTCAATCAGTTGAATAATCCCTTGAGATTCTTCTTCCGATGACAACGACCCTAAAACTGCCAATAAATTGCCCAAACTGAAAAAGCGAAAATCGATCCGACCCGGACCCAAATTTCCCGCTAAATATCCTCCTCGGTCCGGCATCCATAAGGTCACCCAGTGAGGAATTGACCGGGGATAAATATTAAACTTATTTGCCACATTTTCTCCAAATTGATTGCTTTCAAATCGATGGATTTCGTTTAATTGCTTTAAGTCGAGCCAATAATATTCTCGAATGTGGTATCGTAAAGAGCCTAAGCGGCTATTAATCGCTTGGAGATAGGAACTGTCCTCTTCATTGTCGGACCGCAGTAACTCCCGGGCCGATCGCAAGGCCATATAAAACAGGGATTGGATTTCCAAAGGATGACCATATACCCCCATCCGGCGGTCAATCATAAATGAACCATCGGGAACTAACAGAGTCGGAAACATCTCGAACCGAGACCGTAAACACAACTCTAAAATGAGTTTAATACCTTCTTGAAATTCCGGTTGATGGGCGAAGGACATATCCCCAGTTTTCTTAACATAAGCGCGGAGTAAAAACAACCACCAAAAGCCCGAATCAACCGGGGGAACTCGACCGATCGCATGGTTGCCAAAATCCCCCAACAATTCTTCTTTTCCATCTTCATAGATGACTTTATAGCTGGCAGGCATTAAG
Coding sequences within:
- the upp gene encoding uracil phosphoribosyltransferase yields the protein MTIQMRVYVPPHPLIKHWLGVARDAGTPPALFRSAITELGRWLTYEACRDWLPVVETTIETPLAPCPATFVNPEVPVVVVPILRAGLALMEGVQPVLPLAAVYHLGMVRDEETLEARCYLNKLPDQIDPQTRVLICEPMLATGGTIMATMAMLTERGVDPGLIRILSVVVASPALQKLSQVYPSLNIYTACIDESLNENGYIVPGLGDAGDRAFAT
- a CDS encoding endonuclease/exonuclease/phosphatase family protein, coding for MTVTIPALLLFLSIQATGKTGNSAILSGLQNLGGPFKLVGGLFVLVGVGLVVNWVINYCLDTVAIKIYQKRRQLETADKLLTEIDRLPLSYPLKIQLKWVVLHNETQKLTELQFLGRHGVKVGVCGLILLSILGYLGQFFYLLDLTSHFKLQYLIGGIIGFFYFAFKRRKSWIIVSLICIVLNLAEIAPWYWPNPAIATPVQSSIPLKVLQSNLLFQNKQYEKLLSFVRQETPDIAAFMEVKTEWKEQLETLRDILPYAVLKGDIALYSSLPLTRVYENSLDSQKRGVIAQISFPEKVLSIVVAHTNIPLSKNLFKKRNQQLEAIADYVAPLNNPTLVVGDFNISLWSPIYKKFVKNSNLKNARSGFGIMPTWPSLNPLLSIPIDHCFVNREIQVLNTRKGPNIGSDHLPLVTDLGVLKE
- a CDS encoding YggT family protein, coding for MNPALDLIFSTLAAFFQIYFVLLIIRILLSWFPNVNWYDPPFSIVSQLTDPYLNIFRSFIPPLGGLDLSPILAIFLLQFIGQFFNSLSGPALGF
- a CDS encoding shikimate dehydrogenase, translated to MPTITGTTQLLGVIGYPVKHSLSPVMHNAAIAEMGLDFVYLPWPIAPSDLPTAIAGFAAIGVRGFSITIPHKQAIMPLLSEISPVAQAVGAVNTVWRTPTGWAGTNTDVEGFLAPLKGCDRPWHQTLAVILGCGGAARAVVAGLAQLGCAKICVVGRNLDKLQAFQTSWQDSPWPVNLSVHDWSELPQLIPQAGLLVNSTPVGMSPDVGHSPVAPELLATLPQGAIAYDLIYTPSPTEFLRQAQALGLLAIDGSEMLVQQGAAALQIWLDRPVPVDIMGQALRQHLRG
- a CDS encoding SGNH/GDSL hydrolase family protein encodes the protein MKKMSLTLTCAGFATLVLLGATPSRVQAFSLTQSNPLKIMPLGDSNTRGKGEDLAGYRDDLWMLLNDSGFNVDFVGSATTNAPTSWNQPYPFDLNHQGHGGYAVSGDTYPEGGDLMSNIDNWLNAATPDVILLMAGTNDFIFQNTTTAQETIDELGTLIDKIFAWSSDVHLLISTIAPLAPNEGLAQEAALYNNMIPGLLGSDRYQQKNLSFVDTRNLFTLNDLYDGVHFTPQGYSTLANAWFDGIVSASNLNQPPSGPIVVETPGSDDSVSIPEPTSVLGVLAVGLVGAGSLRKRRHVSPLSSR
- a CDS encoding glycoside hydrolase 100 family protein; this encodes MKRKEINPADAYALLENAIFCYQGEPSGTVAAHDPALDALNYDQCFIRDFISGALIFLIKGKTEIVKNFLIHTLALQKHEKRMDCFEPGPGLMPASYKVIYEDGKEELLGDFGNHAIGRVPPVDSGFWWLFLLRAYVKKTGDMSFAHQPEFQEGIKLILELCLRSRFEMFPTLLVPDGSFMIDRRMGVYGHPLEIQSLFYMALRSARELLRSDNEEDSSYLQAINSRLGSLRYHIREYYWLDLKQLNEIHRFESNQFGENVANKFNIYPRSIPHWVTLWMPDRGGYLAGNLGPGRIDFRFFSLGNLLAVLGSLSSEEESQGIIQLIEERWSDLVGRMPIQIVFPAVENLEWEIVTGSDPKNYPWSYHNGGSWPVLIWPLVAAFQKMGRPELGQKALDLAGDRLIADEWPEYYDGKNGRLIGKEARRYQTWTISGYLLGKMLQENPESLSLMSFDEDPEIQGCPV
- a CDS encoding FxLYD domain-containing protein, with translation MMKSVQLSLTKTGRFFQLRKIILPIAIAIGLFWFTPPALALTDIQVSNIAYKDCGEELSEGIVASGDMSAANCFIISGTAKNTSGKPVYDADVFGVIYDANGNNIMPNRTRLGNIQSVPPGNSDFEFRISVPANLPTPFKLDKFKARGFSGQVKPLLYENSLDSLD
- a CDS encoding BLUF domain-containing protein, which translates into the protein MKRLTYISKFSRTLCAEEIEAIGRVSGQKNQQANVTGVLLCLDGIFFQILEGEAEKIDRIYERILADDRHTDILCLKSEGEVGERMFPDWSMQTINLDENTDLLIGPIKVLLQTLTESHRVLEKYTQPSIFKIISQGTNPLTIRPKAVEKIVFFSDIVSFSTFAEKLPVEEVVSVVNSYFSICTAVITQHRGEVTKFIGDCVMAYFDGDCADDAIQASLDILTELEILRNTSPEGSPLRVLYSGIGLAKGKVIEGNIGSEVKKDYTILGDAVNVAARLEALTRKLSQALVFSGEVKKSTAKSWDFIWLADSALKGKSESIEIYSIDNEMTRKSSGGLEIARNIGHYLERVGDRQPSQIFGVTSLPL
- the crtH gene encoding carotenoid isomerase; translated protein: MAVASTPTSPQTENFDVIVIGSGIGGLVTATQLAAKGAKVLVLESYTIPGGSSGSFERNGYCFDQGASMIFGFGDQGTTNLLTRALDAVKVHLETVPDPVQIHYHLPDGLDLEVHRNYEKFLQELGSRFPHEREGIRQFYDECWKVFNCLNAMPLLSLEEPRYLMQVFFQHPLACLGLVKYLPLNAGDIARKYIKDPALLKFIDIECYCWSVVPAEMTPMINAGMVFSDRHYGGINYPKGGVGQIAKKLAEGLVNAGSTIRYQSRVDKIITENGRAVGVKLTTGAEYRAQRIVSNATRWDTFDKLLGDRELPRQEESWRSRYRKSPSFISLHLGVEAGVLPPDTACHHILLDQWKKMEEPEGTIFVSIPTLLDPSLAPEGYHIIHTFTPSWIKDWEGMSSEEYEEKKEEAAGRIIERLEEIFPGLDAGLDYMEVGTPRSHRRFLNRVDGTYGPIPRRKLLGLLRMPFNRTSIPGLYCVGDSTFPGQGLNAVAFSGFACAHRIGVDLGL